A single region of the Phalacrocorax aristotelis chromosome 17, bGulAri2.1, whole genome shotgun sequence genome encodes:
- the GAPVD1 gene encoding GTPase-activating protein and VPS9 domain-containing protein 1 isoform X4 → MVKLDIHTLAHHLKQERLYVNSEKQLIQRLNADVLKTAEKLYRTAWISKQQRINLDRLIITSAEASPAECCQHAKILEDTQFVDGYKQLGFQETAYGEFLNRLRENPRLIASCLVAGEKLNQDNTQSVIHTVFTSIYGNCIMQEDESYLLQVLRYLIEFELKESDNPRRLLRRGTCAFSILFKLFSEGLFSAKLFLTATLHEPIMQLLVEDEDHLETDPNKLIERFSPVQQEKLFGEKGTEKFKQRVQEMVDSNEAKLVTLVNKFIGYLKQNTYCFPHSLRWIVSQMYKTLSCVDRLEVGEVRAMCTDLLLACFICPAIVNPEQYGIISDAPINEVARFNLMQVGRLLQQLAMTGSEEGDPRMKSNLAKFDKSCVAAFLDVVIDGRAVETPPMSSVNLLEGLSRTVVYMTYSQLTTLVGFMRNVMSSDQLKEDRMALENLLANLPQNKPGKSSSLEMTPYNTPQLSPATTPANKKNRLPIATRSRSRPNILMDQHGDHEGSSQEAIPEVQPEEVLVISLGTGPQITPGMMSENEVLNMQLADGGQGDVPVDENKLHGPSNRSNSVSSLDLEGESVSELGAGPSGSNGVEALQLLEHEQATTQDNLDDKLRKFEIRDMMGLTDDRDISETVSETWSTDVLGSDFDPNIDEDRLQEIAGSTISETTSEAWSVEVLPSDSEAPDLKQEERLQELESCSGLGSTSDDTDVREVSSRPSTPGLSVVSGISATSEDIPNKIEDLRSECSSDFGGKDSVTSPDMDETAHGASQLTSPPSQTDSLLALFDPLSSNEGISAVVRPKVHYARPSHPPPDPPILEGAMGGNEARLPNFGSHTLIPTDLEAFKQRHSYPERLVRSRSSDIVSSVRRPMSDPGWNRRPGNEERELPMSTTNTGAAVLVAASQSSSSSPSKDSSRGETEERKDSDDEKSDRNKPWWRKRFVSAMPKAPIPFRKKEKQEKDKDDIVPDRYSTLQDDPNPRLSAQAQAAEDILDKYRNAIKRNSPSEGAIVNYDGAEAIGDGESMHDSPRDEALQNMSADDLPDSASQVAQPQSSAFSYRDAKKKLRLALCSADSVAFPMLTHSTRNGLPDHTDPEDNEIVCFLKVQLAEAINLQDKNLMAQLQETMRCVSRFDNRTCRKLLASIAEDYRKRAPYIAYLTRCRQGLQTTQAHLERLLQRVLRDKEVANRYFTTVCVRLLLESKEKKIREFIQDFQKLTAADDKTAQVEDFLQFLYGAMAQDAIWQNASEEQLQDAQLAIERSVMNRIFKLAFYPNQDGDILRDQVLHEHIQRLSKVVTANHKALQIPEVYLREAPWPSAQSEIRTISAYKTPRDKVQCILRMCSTIMNLLSLANEDSVPGADDFVPVLVFVLIKANPPCLLSTVQYISSFYANCLSGEESYWWMQFTAAVEFIKTIDDRK, encoded by the exons ATGGTGAAGCTGGATATACACACTCTGGCTCATCACCTCAAGCAGGAACGACTGTATGTAAACTCAGAAAAGCAACTTATTCAGAGGCTCAATGCCGATGTGTTGAAGACAGCTGAAAAGCTGTACCGCACAGCATGGATTTCCAAGCAGCAAAGGATTAACTTGGACAGACTGATCATAACAAG tgctGAAGCCTCTCCCGCTGAATGTTGCCAGCATGCTAAAATCTTGGAGGACACACAGTTTGTGGATGGATATAAGCAGTTGGGATTTCAGGAGACTGCTTATGGAGAATTCCTAAACAGATTAAGAGAGAACCCTAGGCTTATTGCATCCTGTCTGGTTGCTGGAGAGAAGCTCAACCAGGACAACACTCAGAGTGTCATTCACACAGTCTTTACATCCATTTATGGCAATTGCATCATGCAGGAGGATGAGAGCTACCTCCTCCAGGTCCTCCGTTACTTGATTGAATTTGAACTCAAGGAAAGCGACAACCCTAGGCGGCTGTTGAGACGAGGCACCTGTGCGTTCAGCATCTTATTCAAACTTTTCTCTGAAGGactcttttctgcaaaactctTTCTTACTGCAACTTTACATGAGCCAATCATGCAGCTTCTGGTTGAAGATGAAGACCACCTGGAAACTGATCCAAACAAGCTAATTGAGAGATTCTCCCCAGTACAACAGGAAAAGTTATTTGGAGAGAAAGGCACAGAAAAGTTCAAGCAAAGAGTCCAAGAGATGGTTGACTCCAATGAGGCCAAGCTGGTGACCCTGGTGAACAAATTCATTGGCTATCTCAAACAAAATACCTACTGTTTTCCTCACAGCTTGAGATGGATTGTGTCACAAATGTACAAAACGCTCTCGTgcgtggacaggctggaggttGGGGAGGTCAGAGCAATGTGCACAGATCTTCTTCTCGCATGTTTCATCTGCCCTGCGATTGTTAACCCAGAACAGTATGGGATAATCTCTGATGCTCCTATAAATGAGGTGGCAAGATTTAATTTGATGCAG gttgGGAGACTTTTGCAGCAACTGGCGATGACAGGTTCTGAAGAGGGAGATCCACGTATGAAGAGCAACCTTGCTAAATTTGACAAA agctgtgtggCTGCTTTCCTGGATGTAGTTATTGATGGGCGTGCGGTCGAAACTCCTCCAATGTCTTCTGTTAACCTTCTGGAGGGGTTGAGTAGAACAGTGGTTTACATGACATACAGCCAGCTAACTACTCTG GTTGGCTTTATGCGGAATGTAATGTCAAGCGATCAACTTAAGGAAGATCGGATGGCTTTGGAAAACTTGCTGGCAAACTTACCCCAGAACAAaccagggaaaagcagcagccttgAAATGACTCCGTATAACACCCCACAACTTTCTCCTGCAACTACTCcagctaacaaaaaaaatcgGTTACCAATAG caACTCGTAGCAGAAGTAGACCAAATATTCTAATGGATCAGCATGGAGATCATGAAGGATCCTCACAGGAGGCTATCCCAGAAGTTCAGCCAGAAGAAGTGCTCGTGATTTCTCTGGGGACAGGTCCACAGATTACTCCAGGAATGATGTCAGAAAATGAG GTCTTAAATATGCAGCTTGCAGATGGCGGACAAGGAGATGTCCCCGTTGATGAAAACAAGCTCCATG GTCCTTCAAATCGCTCCAACTCTGTGTCATCTTTGGATTTAGAAGGAGAGTCTGTGTCCGAGCTTGGCGCAGGCCCCTCTGGGAGCAATGGTGTTgaagctctgcagctgctggagcatgaACAAG CCACGACTCAGGATAATCTTGACGACAAGCTCCGTAAATTTGAAATCCGTGATATGATGGGGTTGACTGATGACAGAGATATATCAGAAACTGTGAGCGAAACTTGGAGTACAGATGTCTTGGGAAGTGACTTCGATCCAAATATTGATGAAGATCGTTTGCAAGAAATAGCAG GTTCAACCATATCAGAAACCACGAGTGAGGCCTGGAGTGTGGAAGTATTACCAAGTGATTCAG AGGCCCCAGACTTAAAACAGGAGGAAAGACTACAAGAACTGGAAAGCTGTTCCGGGCTGGGTAGCACATCCGATGACACAGACGTAAGGGAAGTCAGTTCTCGACCCAGTACACCCGGCCTTAGCGTTGTATCAG GTATTAGTGCAACATCTGAAGATATTCCTAATAAGATTGAGGATCTCAGGTCCGAATGTAGCTCTGACTTTGGGGGAAAAGATTCTGTGACAAGTCCTGACATGGATGAAACAGCCCATG GAGCCAGTCAGTTGACATCTCCTCCTTCTCAGACAGATTCTTTGCTTGCACTGTTTGACCCTCTGTCATCAAATGAGG GTATATCAGCTGTAGTAAGGCCTAAAGTACATTATGCAAGACCCTCTCATCCACCACCAGATCCACCAATCTTGGAAGGAGCTATGGGAGGTAATGAGGCCCGATTACCAAACTTCGGGTCTCACACTTTAATTCCAACTGATTTAGAAGCGTTCAAGCAGAGGCATTCTTATCCAGAGAGGCTAGTCCGCAGTAGGAGTTCAGATATAGTATCATCGGTTCGGAGACCTATGAGTGATCCTGGGTGGAACAGACGTCCTGGTAATGAGGAGAGGGAGCTTCCTATGTCGACTACCAATACTGGAGCAGCTGTTCTGGTGGCTGCATCTCAGTCATCGTCTTCGTCTCCTAGTAAAGACTCCTCCAGGGGAGAG ACTGAAGAACGAAAGGACAGTGATGATGAGAAGTCTGACAGAAACAAGCCCTGGTGGAGGAAACGCTTTGTGTCTGCCATGCCCAAAG CTCCTATTccatttagaaagaaagaaaaacaagaaaaagacaaagatgACATCGTGCCTGACAGATACTCAACACTTCAAG ATGATCCCAACCCAAGGCTCAGTGCACAGGCGCAAGCTGCGGAGGACATTCTGGACAAATACAGGAATGCAATTAAGCGAAACAGTCCTAGTGAAGGAGCCATAGTAAACTATGACGGTGCAG agGCTATCGGGGATGGTGAGAGTATGCATGACTCTCCACGTGATGAGGCTTTGCAAAACATGTCTGCAGATGACCTCCCAGACTCTGCAAGTCAAGTAGCACAGCCACAAAGTTCCGCTTTCTCCTACAG ggATGCGAAGAAGAAGTTGAGATTGGCTCTCTGTTCAGCAGATTCTGTTGCCTTCCCGATGTTGACACATTCAACAAGGAATGGTCTACCAGATCACACAGACCCTGAAG ATAACGAAATTGTGTGCTTCTTGAAAGTTCAGCTAGCTGAAGCTATTAACCTCCAAGACAAGAACCTGATGGCCCAGCTGCAAGAGACAATGCGATGTGTAAGCCGCTTTGATAACAGGACCTGTCGAAAGCTGCTGGCATCTATTGCGGAGGACTATAG GAAAAGAGCTCCGTATATTGCTTATTTGACTCGATGTCGCCAAGGCCTGCAGACGACACAAGCGCATCTTGAAAGGCTGTTGCAAAGAGTTCTGCGAGATAAAGAAGTGGCCAACAGATACTTCACTACAGTATGTGTGAGGTTACTGCTagagagcaaagaaaagaaaatcagggaATTCATTCAAG atttccagAAACTCACAGCCGCAGATGACAAAACAGCCCAAGTTGAagattttcttcagttcttaTATGGGGCTATGGCTCAGGATGCCATATGGCAGAATGCCAGCGAGGAACAGCTACAGGATGCACAATTAGCTATAGAACGCAGTGTGATGAATCGGATTTTCAAACTTGCGTTCTACCCTAATCAGGATGGAGATATTTTGCGTGACCA ggtCCTTCATGAGCACATACAGAGGTTATCTAAAGTAGTGACCGCAAACCACAAAGCACTTCAGATACCTGAG GTATATCTCCGGGAGGCACCGTGGCCATCTGCACAGTCTGAAATCCGCACAATAAGCGCTTATAAAACCCCCCGAGACAAAGTACAGTGTATCCTGCGAATGTGTTCAACCATCATGAACCTGCTTAGTCTGGCAAATGAAGATTCTGTACCTGGAGCAGATGATTTTGTTCCTGTTCTGGTCTTTGTCCTCATAAAG GCAAATCCACCTTGCTTGCTGTCCACTGTTCAGTACATTAGCAGTTTCTATGCCAACTGTTTATCTGGAGAAGAATCATACTGGTGGATGCAGTTCACAGCAGCAGTTGAATTCATTAAAACTATTGATGATCGCAAGTAA
- the GAPVD1 gene encoding GTPase-activating protein and VPS9 domain-containing protein 1 isoform X1, translating to MVKLDIHTLAHHLKQERLYVNSEKQLIQRLNADVLKTAEKLYRTAWISKQQRINLDRLIITSAEASPAECCQHAKILEDTQFVDGYKQLGFQETAYGEFLNRLRENPRLIASCLVAGEKLNQDNTQSVIHTVFTSIYGNCIMQEDESYLLQVLRYLIEFELKESDNPRRLLRRGTCAFSILFKLFSEGLFSAKLFLTATLHEPIMQLLVEDEDHLETDPNKLIERFSPVQQEKLFGEKGTEKFKQRVQEMVDSNEAKLVTLVNKFIGYLKQNTYCFPHSLRWIVSQMYKTLSCVDRLEVGEVRAMCTDLLLACFICPAIVNPEQYGIISDAPINEVARFNLMQVGRLLQQLAMTGSEEGDPRMKSNLAKFDKSCVAAFLDVVIDGRAVETPPMSSVNLLEGLSRTVVYMTYSQLTTLVGFMRNVMSSDQLKEDRMALENLLANLPQNKPGKSSSLEMTPYNTPQLSPATTPANKKNRLPIATRSRSRPNILMDQHGDHEGSSQEAIPEVQPEEVLVISLGTGPQITPGMMSENEVLNMQLADGGQGDVPVDENKLHGKPDKTLRFSLCSDNLEGISEGPSNRSNSVSSLDLEGESVSELGAGPSGSNGVEALQLLEHEQATTQDNLDDKLRKFEIRDMMGLTDDRDISETVSETWSTDVLGSDFDPNIDEDRLQEIAGAAAENMLGSLLCLPGSGSVLLDPCTGSTISETTSEAWSVEVLPSDSEAPDLKQEERLQELESCSGLGSTSDDTDVREVSSRPSTPGLSVVSGISATSEDIPNKIEDLRSECSSDFGGKDSVTSPDMDETAHGASQLTSPPSQTDSLLALFDPLSSNEGISAVVRPKVHYARPSHPPPDPPILEGAMGGNEARLPNFGSHTLIPTDLEAFKQRHSYPERLVRSRSSDIVSSVRRPMSDPGWNRRPGNEERELPMSTTNTGAAVLVAASQSSSSSPSKDSSRGETEERKDSDDEKSDRNKPWWRKRFVSAMPKAPIPFRKKEKQEKDKDDIVPDRYSTLQDDPNPRLSAQAQAAEDILDKYRNAIKRNSPSEGAIVNYDGAEAIGDGESMHDSPRDEALQNMSADDLPDSASQVAQPQSSAFSYRDAKKKLRLALCSADSVAFPMLTHSTRNGLPDHTDPEDNEIVCFLKVQLAEAINLQDKNLMAQLQETMRCVSRFDNRTCRKLLASIAEDYRKRAPYIAYLTRCRQGLQTTQAHLERLLQRVLRDKEVANRYFTTVCVRLLLESKEKKIREFIQDFQKLTAADDKTAQVEDFLQFLYGAMAQDAIWQNASEEQLQDAQLAIERSVMNRIFKLAFYPNQDGDILRDQVLHEHIQRLSKVVTANHKALQIPEVYLREAPWPSAQSEIRTISAYKTPRDKVQCILRMCSTIMNLLSLANEDSVPGADDFVPVLVFVLIKANPPCLLSTVQYISSFYANCLSGEESYWWMQFTAAVEFIKTIDDRK from the exons ATGGTGAAGCTGGATATACACACTCTGGCTCATCACCTCAAGCAGGAACGACTGTATGTAAACTCAGAAAAGCAACTTATTCAGAGGCTCAATGCCGATGTGTTGAAGACAGCTGAAAAGCTGTACCGCACAGCATGGATTTCCAAGCAGCAAAGGATTAACTTGGACAGACTGATCATAACAAG tgctGAAGCCTCTCCCGCTGAATGTTGCCAGCATGCTAAAATCTTGGAGGACACACAGTTTGTGGATGGATATAAGCAGTTGGGATTTCAGGAGACTGCTTATGGAGAATTCCTAAACAGATTAAGAGAGAACCCTAGGCTTATTGCATCCTGTCTGGTTGCTGGAGAGAAGCTCAACCAGGACAACACTCAGAGTGTCATTCACACAGTCTTTACATCCATTTATGGCAATTGCATCATGCAGGAGGATGAGAGCTACCTCCTCCAGGTCCTCCGTTACTTGATTGAATTTGAACTCAAGGAAAGCGACAACCCTAGGCGGCTGTTGAGACGAGGCACCTGTGCGTTCAGCATCTTATTCAAACTTTTCTCTGAAGGactcttttctgcaaaactctTTCTTACTGCAACTTTACATGAGCCAATCATGCAGCTTCTGGTTGAAGATGAAGACCACCTGGAAACTGATCCAAACAAGCTAATTGAGAGATTCTCCCCAGTACAACAGGAAAAGTTATTTGGAGAGAAAGGCACAGAAAAGTTCAAGCAAAGAGTCCAAGAGATGGTTGACTCCAATGAGGCCAAGCTGGTGACCCTGGTGAACAAATTCATTGGCTATCTCAAACAAAATACCTACTGTTTTCCTCACAGCTTGAGATGGATTGTGTCACAAATGTACAAAACGCTCTCGTgcgtggacaggctggaggttGGGGAGGTCAGAGCAATGTGCACAGATCTTCTTCTCGCATGTTTCATCTGCCCTGCGATTGTTAACCCAGAACAGTATGGGATAATCTCTGATGCTCCTATAAATGAGGTGGCAAGATTTAATTTGATGCAG gttgGGAGACTTTTGCAGCAACTGGCGATGACAGGTTCTGAAGAGGGAGATCCACGTATGAAGAGCAACCTTGCTAAATTTGACAAA agctgtgtggCTGCTTTCCTGGATGTAGTTATTGATGGGCGTGCGGTCGAAACTCCTCCAATGTCTTCTGTTAACCTTCTGGAGGGGTTGAGTAGAACAGTGGTTTACATGACATACAGCCAGCTAACTACTCTG GTTGGCTTTATGCGGAATGTAATGTCAAGCGATCAACTTAAGGAAGATCGGATGGCTTTGGAAAACTTGCTGGCAAACTTACCCCAGAACAAaccagggaaaagcagcagccttgAAATGACTCCGTATAACACCCCACAACTTTCTCCTGCAACTACTCcagctaacaaaaaaaatcgGTTACCAATAG caACTCGTAGCAGAAGTAGACCAAATATTCTAATGGATCAGCATGGAGATCATGAAGGATCCTCACAGGAGGCTATCCCAGAAGTTCAGCCAGAAGAAGTGCTCGTGATTTCTCTGGGGACAGGTCCACAGATTACTCCAGGAATGATGTCAGAAAATGAG GTCTTAAATATGCAGCTTGCAGATGGCGGACAAGGAGATGTCCCCGTTGATGAAAACAAGCTCCATGGTAAACCTGATAAAACCTTGCGCTTTTCCCTCTGCAGTGATAATCTGGAAGGAATATCTGAAG GTCCTTCAAATCGCTCCAACTCTGTGTCATCTTTGGATTTAGAAGGAGAGTCTGTGTCCGAGCTTGGCGCAGGCCCCTCTGGGAGCAATGGTGTTgaagctctgcagctgctggagcatgaACAAG CCACGACTCAGGATAATCTTGACGACAAGCTCCGTAAATTTGAAATCCGTGATATGATGGGGTTGACTGATGACAGAGATATATCAGAAACTGTGAGCGAAACTTGGAGTACAGATGTCTTGGGAAGTGACTTCGATCCAAATATTGATGAAGATCGTTTGCAAGAAATAGCAG GTGCAGCTGCAGAGAACATGCTAGGCAGCTTGCTGTGTTTACCAGGTTCAGGATCCGTGTTGCTTGATCCCTGCACAGGTTCAACCATATCAGAAACCACGAGTGAGGCCTGGAGTGTGGAAGTATTACCAAGTGATTCAG AGGCCCCAGACTTAAAACAGGAGGAAAGACTACAAGAACTGGAAAGCTGTTCCGGGCTGGGTAGCACATCCGATGACACAGACGTAAGGGAAGTCAGTTCTCGACCCAGTACACCCGGCCTTAGCGTTGTATCAG GTATTAGTGCAACATCTGAAGATATTCCTAATAAGATTGAGGATCTCAGGTCCGAATGTAGCTCTGACTTTGGGGGAAAAGATTCTGTGACAAGTCCTGACATGGATGAAACAGCCCATG GAGCCAGTCAGTTGACATCTCCTCCTTCTCAGACAGATTCTTTGCTTGCACTGTTTGACCCTCTGTCATCAAATGAGG GTATATCAGCTGTAGTAAGGCCTAAAGTACATTATGCAAGACCCTCTCATCCACCACCAGATCCACCAATCTTGGAAGGAGCTATGGGAGGTAATGAGGCCCGATTACCAAACTTCGGGTCTCACACTTTAATTCCAACTGATTTAGAAGCGTTCAAGCAGAGGCATTCTTATCCAGAGAGGCTAGTCCGCAGTAGGAGTTCAGATATAGTATCATCGGTTCGGAGACCTATGAGTGATCCTGGGTGGAACAGACGTCCTGGTAATGAGGAGAGGGAGCTTCCTATGTCGACTACCAATACTGGAGCAGCTGTTCTGGTGGCTGCATCTCAGTCATCGTCTTCGTCTCCTAGTAAAGACTCCTCCAGGGGAGAG ACTGAAGAACGAAAGGACAGTGATGATGAGAAGTCTGACAGAAACAAGCCCTGGTGGAGGAAACGCTTTGTGTCTGCCATGCCCAAAG CTCCTATTccatttagaaagaaagaaaaacaagaaaaagacaaagatgACATCGTGCCTGACAGATACTCAACACTTCAAG ATGATCCCAACCCAAGGCTCAGTGCACAGGCGCAAGCTGCGGAGGACATTCTGGACAAATACAGGAATGCAATTAAGCGAAACAGTCCTAGTGAAGGAGCCATAGTAAACTATGACGGTGCAG agGCTATCGGGGATGGTGAGAGTATGCATGACTCTCCACGTGATGAGGCTTTGCAAAACATGTCTGCAGATGACCTCCCAGACTCTGCAAGTCAAGTAGCACAGCCACAAAGTTCCGCTTTCTCCTACAG ggATGCGAAGAAGAAGTTGAGATTGGCTCTCTGTTCAGCAGATTCTGTTGCCTTCCCGATGTTGACACATTCAACAAGGAATGGTCTACCAGATCACACAGACCCTGAAG ATAACGAAATTGTGTGCTTCTTGAAAGTTCAGCTAGCTGAAGCTATTAACCTCCAAGACAAGAACCTGATGGCCCAGCTGCAAGAGACAATGCGATGTGTAAGCCGCTTTGATAACAGGACCTGTCGAAAGCTGCTGGCATCTATTGCGGAGGACTATAG GAAAAGAGCTCCGTATATTGCTTATTTGACTCGATGTCGCCAAGGCCTGCAGACGACACAAGCGCATCTTGAAAGGCTGTTGCAAAGAGTTCTGCGAGATAAAGAAGTGGCCAACAGATACTTCACTACAGTATGTGTGAGGTTACTGCTagagagcaaagaaaagaaaatcagggaATTCATTCAAG atttccagAAACTCACAGCCGCAGATGACAAAACAGCCCAAGTTGAagattttcttcagttcttaTATGGGGCTATGGCTCAGGATGCCATATGGCAGAATGCCAGCGAGGAACAGCTACAGGATGCACAATTAGCTATAGAACGCAGTGTGATGAATCGGATTTTCAAACTTGCGTTCTACCCTAATCAGGATGGAGATATTTTGCGTGACCA ggtCCTTCATGAGCACATACAGAGGTTATCTAAAGTAGTGACCGCAAACCACAAAGCACTTCAGATACCTGAG GTATATCTCCGGGAGGCACCGTGGCCATCTGCACAGTCTGAAATCCGCACAATAAGCGCTTATAAAACCCCCCGAGACAAAGTACAGTGTATCCTGCGAATGTGTTCAACCATCATGAACCTGCTTAGTCTGGCAAATGAAGATTCTGTACCTGGAGCAGATGATTTTGTTCCTGTTCTGGTCTTTGTCCTCATAAAG GCAAATCCACCTTGCTTGCTGTCCACTGTTCAGTACATTAGCAGTTTCTATGCCAACTGTTTATCTGGAGAAGAATCATACTGGTGGATGCAGTTCACAGCAGCAGTTGAATTCATTAAAACTATTGATGATCGCAAGTAA